GGTTCCGGACGCTCTTGGATTCGGTCTTTCCCCTCAGACTGTCGAGGAAGTCGCGAGCATGCTTGGTGTTCGGGAGCCCGATCTTCGCTGTGTATTCCAGCACTCCGCGGATGATCTCTACACGCCCTGGTTCGCCCGAAAACGGGGCGGTGGGCGAAGGCCGATCCGGGAACCTGCGCGTGAACTCATGAAGATCCAGAGTGCAATCTGCGATCTGCTCTCGGAGAGCTTCATTCCCGGCCCCGCCGTATGCGGATACGCTCGCGGTCGGGGCATCATCCATGCCGCCCGTCCGCATGTAGGCGCTCGCTTGCTCCTTGGTTTCGACTACGACGACTTCTTCGAGTCGATCCGGCCCGACAATGTCGCTGGTGCCTTGGGTCGGTACCTGCCTTCTCACACTCTGAACGCGAAGCTCGCTCTCATTCGGCTCTGCTTTTTTGAAGACCGACTTCCGCAGGGGTCACCTTGCTCGGGGATCCTCTCGAACCTCGCTTGCATCCGGGTCGACAAGCGGCTCGCACATCTCGCGATCGAGTACGAATGCGAGTTCACGCGCTATGGAGACGATCATTTCTTCTCCACCACAAGGCCGCGATTCCCTGCCGAAATCGTACACCTACTCCCCTCCGGAACCTGCGCGTTGGGAACGGCAGTAACCGAGGCCATTCGAGCTTCCGACTTCGCTGTCAATGGCAGAAAAACCAGATTGCTCGGACAACACCAGCAGATGCGGCTGCTGGGCATGGTAGTGAACACGCGCCTCAATCTGCCAAGGACCTACACGAACTCCCTTGGCAGGGCCATCTTCACCATCGAAAGATTCGGTCCGTGCGTCGCGCATCAACGGCTTCGAATCAGCCCCAAGAAGAGCATTGAGAACGTCGTCAAGGGCCGACTCGCACATTTCGGGCACGTAGTAGGAAAGACCGACCCCAGATATCTTCGCTTCAAAGATCGGCTCGACCGCGCTCTGGACTCAAGTGATGCGTCATGAAGCGGCTGGACTTCGAACTTGCCGAGGCGGAATTCGATCTCATCGAGCGGGCGCACCGCGCAGAAGAAGCGAGCAGATCCAGAAAGCTGCCCCGAGGTCTCTTCTTTGACATCTTGGCCCGTCGGCTCCTGGCGGCGACTGAACCTTCCGTTGTGCGCCCCGTCGGCGGTCCCGCTCAGGGGCAACGCAGAATCCTCTATTGGGTGCGCGTGCAGCCGCAACAAGAACGGCGAATCAACCAGGCACTGCGGTGCATTGCGGATGCGACGGGCCAGCACCGGCGCGCTCAACAGCTCGCGATCCTTTGCACGTTGCACCCTGCCGACGGAACCAGACTCGGGACCCAAACAAAGCCGCAGCACCCCGACAGGGCAAGCAACTGAGAGATGGCTGTATCGCCCCCGGCAACTTGGCCTTCCCATCCGGGCATAAGACGTGGTACGTCTTGGGTCGCGGTGAAGAATTGGGGCAAGGTATTCGAGCGACCAGGCAAGGGGGGAACGCGTCGCCATTGGCTCGACTTCGGACGGCACGGAAAGCTCTACTCCCACAAGGGGGTGCCGTTCGAGGGTCGTGAGCAGGCAGAGGCGTTGCTCAGAACCGTGAGGATTCTCGCACAAGAGGTGGGCAAGAACGGGGCCATCGACCGATTTGCGCCGGTGGCGTCGCCCAAGCGGCGAGTGGGCGTCTGGCTGAAGTCTTGGCTCTTGGACTTCGAGGAAATGGTCAAATCGGGCGACCGAGCGCCTCGGACGCTACGAGAATACAGCCGCTGGGCGAAGCCGGGCGGTCACTTCGACTTCTGGCGGAACCGCTCGATCCTGCTCATCGGGCCAATGGCGTCAAAGGAGTTTCTGCGCTGGCTCCGCCTGCGTGGAGTGCAGGGCAAGACCGCATGGAACGTCGTTGCTGGCTTTCATGCGTTTTTGGCGTGGCTCGTCGAAATCGAGGAACTCGAACGCGTCCCCAAGCTCATGTGGCCCAAGAAGCACAGTCCCAAGACATCAGTGATCGGTATCGAGACGCAGCAGGCCATTCTCGATGCGATTCCTGAAGACGCACGTGGGGTCTACTTGGCTATGGCTCGCCTTTGTGTTCGGCCGAGCGAGGCCGTGGTGATGAACGCACGCCAGCTCTGTGCCGACGGCTGGGTCAATGTGGATGTGAGCCGTGCTGATCGCACAATCGGCTCCGGGGAGAAGTCCATCAAGAACGATGAGGCGAAGAGGCTGCCGCTACCCGATGACCTCGCTGAGTGGATCAATCGATGGGTGCCCGCGGAAGACCGTCTTCGCCGCAAGGTTCTGTTCAACAACCCGAGAACGGGCGGACCCTGGAGCGAGGCGGCCCTTCGTCGCCAGTGGTATCGAGCCTGTGACGAGGTCGGCGTGAAAATCAGCCTCTACCAGGGCACGAAGCACTCCACGGCCACGGAACTTCGTCGCCGAGGCATCGCGCTCGATGTGATTCAGCAGCTTTGCGGGCACAGAGACCAGAGAAGCACCGAGGTCTATGCAAAGCTGGGCGAGGAGGCGCTGGTCGAGGCCATCAGCCTCCCGAGGATTGGCTCAGCGCGCCGATCGAACCGACAAGACACCTAGAGCCCCGATTGCCTCCAGTGTTCCTCCTGGAGGCCAACGCGCTCGCAAGTAGTTGATCTTGCTAGGTGATTTGGTGGAGGCGGCGGGAATCGAACCCGCGTCCGCGTAATGTCCAGCGGCCGCGTCTACGTGCGTAGTCCTCGCTCGATCTCGGGGAGCCCAGTCGCGAGGACGAGAGAAGGGCTTCCCTTGGCAGACATCAATCTCGCCGTTCGGTAGCGGCTTGCCAGCGGCCGACGGCCAGCCTTCTGATGACGCCCGCGATCCCCTAGAAGGCGTCGAGGACGGACGTCGCTACGCCAGTGTCAACTAGGCAGCGAGAGCGTAGTTATCGTCGGCAGATATAAAGCTACCAACAGTGCCACGGGATTAACGAGGATCGTAGCCTCCTCGGCACGCAGCGAACGCCTTCAACCACCCGTCGAAGCCGATCGCCCCCACGCCGGAGCCCCTTCCGAAGAAGGCACATCCGGAGTCCCCAAAGCCTAGGAACGGCGCCAAGGGTTGGCAAATCCGCCTGATGAGCCCCGGAAAGGCGTGTCCGCGATCACCAATGCTCCGTCGAGCTTGGAATTCTCGTATGTCACACGCAGCTCGGCGGAGCTTCACTCGCATTTCTTGCGCAAAGCGTTTGTTGCCGGTCGTCTTCCGTGAGAGCGCTCACGCAGGCGGGGGTCTCCAACTCCGAAAGCATGGCCTCAGCGATTGGGTCGATCGACCCATCGCATCACGATCTTTTCGCACGAGGCCCGAACCCATGCGTTTCCGTTTCTTCTCTCCCCGTCACCTGCTGCTGTCGGCATTCTTCGCCCTTCTGCCGCTCCTGGCGCCGGGCTCGGCATCGGCGAAGAATTCTTTCGGTGTTGCGGTGGATGCCTTCTGCGCACCTGCCACTCCTTATGCGGACTTGAACGACGGCATGTTGGGTGAGTGCACGATGTGCCATAACAGCACCTTTCCCACCAACCTTCCCGACGGCGGAAACGTCGATTCGACGGCCGGGAACGAGTGGGACAACGGCAACCTCGCCTTCTTCTGCGGCGCAGCCGCCAACACCGCACCGACGCTTGCCGCGATCGGCGCAAAGATGACGACCGAGGGCCAGCGGCTCACCTTCAACGTTACGGCGACGGATCCGGACGCGGGAGACACGCTGACGCTCAGTGCAGCGCCCCTTCCCAACGGAGCCACGTTCAACGACAACGGAGACGGAACAGGGACGTTCGATTGGACGCCCCAGGCCGGGCAGGCCAACGTCTACAACGTCACCTTTACCGTGGCCGACAATGCCGCCACGCCTGGCACGGCCATGGAGACGGTGGCGATCACCGTCTTCAATGCGAATCAATCACCGGTTCTCGCTGCCATCGGCAACCAGACGGTCAACGAAGGCGCGGCCCTCACGGTGAATGTGAGCGCTACGGATGCGGACGCAGATGCCCTGGCCCTCGGCGCCTCGAATCTCCCCACCGGTGCCACCTTCAACGATGCCGGAAACGGCACCGGAAGCCTCAACTGGACCCCGGGCTTCGCCCAGGCCGGGAACTTCTCGGTCTCGGTGACGGCCACGGACAACGGTAGCCCGATGCTCTCGGATTCCGAGACCTTCATGATCACGGTCGGCGACGTGAACCGGCCGCCGGTCCTCGGAGCGATCGGTGATCAGGTCGTGAACGAGGGAGAGACCCTCGACCTCATGCTCTCCGCCAGCGACCCGGACGGCGACGGTCTCACGATCTCCGCCTCCAGTGCGCCTGCGAGCTCGACATTCCAGGACAACGGCGATGGCACGGCCAGCTTCAGTTGGACGCCCGCCTTCGGCTCGACTGGAAACTACGCGGTCTCCTTCAGTGTCGTGGACAATGGCTCTCCGCCTGCCAACGACAGCGAATCGATCAACATCGCCGTCGGCGATGTTGATCGTGCCCCGGTGCTGACGCCGATCGGCAACCGCACGGTCGACGAGAACGTCCAGCTAGCCTTCAACGTCACCGCCACGGATCCGGATGGCGACGCCATCGCGCTCTCCCTGGCGGGCCTGCCGACGGGCGCCACCTGGACGGACAACGGCGACGGCACGGGTGCCTTCGCCTGGACCCCGGCCTTCGACCAGGCTGGCAACCACGCGCTGAGCTTCACGGCCACGGACAACGGCAACCCGGTCCAGGCCACGACCGAGAACCTGACGATCACCGTGGGCGACGTGAACCGACCGCCTGTGCTGACACCGATCGGCAACCAGACGGCGGACGAGGGCGTGCTCCTGCAGCTCGCACTTCAGGCCACCGACCCGGATGCCAACGGGCTGACGCTCGCGCTGGCCGGCGCTCCCCAAGGCATGGCGTTGCAAGACAACGGCGATGGCACGGGCACGCTGGCCTGGACACCGGGCTTCGGCGATGCGGGGAACCACACGGTCACCGTGTCGGTGACGGACGACGGCACACCCGTCGCCATGGACCAGGAAGCGGTGATGATCACGGTGGGCGATGTGAACCGGCCGCCGGTGGTCGCCCCGGTCGGGAACAAGGCCGGAAGCACCAACCAGCAGTTGAGCTTCACGGTCACGGCCAGCGATCCGGATGGTGACGCCCTCACCCTCTCCGCCGTGGGCGTACCGAACGGTGCCACCTTCACGGACAACGGCGACGGAACGGCCAGCTTCGACTGGACCCCGGCCGCAGGCGACGCGGGCAGCTACCAGGCGACCTGCACCGCTTCGGACGCCGCGCTCAGTACCAGCGAGGTGATCACGATCGCGATCGGGCTGGTGAACAACCCGCCGACCCTCACGCCGATTGGCGACCGCACGGTGATGCCTGGCCAGACCCTCGCCTTCACGGTGATGGCGGCCGACCCGGACGGGAATACGCTCGCACTCGCGGCGACCGGCCTGCCGAACGGTGCGACGCTCACGGACAACGGAGACGGAACCGCCAGCTTCAGCTGGACACCGGCCGCCAACCAGACCGGAGCCACCAACGCCACCTTCAGCGTTACGGATGACGGCGTGCCTCCGATGTCCGATCAGGAGGTCGTGAACCTGGCGATCCAGGGCATGGGCGGTGCGTTCGCCATTACGGAAGCAGCTTGGTGGGATACCTGGGGCGGCCATGTCGTCGTCCACGGTGTCGGCGCCCCGGCCGGCGGGGACGTGGAGGTATTGGATGCGGATAGCGGAAACGTGCTGACCGCCCTCACCGCGAACCAGGGCGGAGCCTTCCGAACAGGCGAGTGCAAACGGGTCCGCGATCGCCGGCGACGCGGCCGCAAGAAGACGGTTCTCGCCTGTCTCACTCCGGCTCAGGCCCCGTGCAGCGTCCAGGTACGCAGCGGCGCCATGCTGAGTGTGCGGACACCGGTGATGAATCCTCCCGCCCAGTGCGGACCGGCCAGCCCGACGCTGCTGACGGCGAATGGTTCATTGCACGTCATCCGAAAGGGAAGGCGTCTTCGCCGAATCCTATCGGTCAGCGGGCAGAATGCAGCCGTCGGCGAGACGCTCGAGATTCGCAACGCGGTGACGGACACCATCCTGGGCACGGCCCTCGCGGACGGCCGCGGCCGCTTCGAGTGGCGGATGAAGAACGCGTCCGCCTGTCAGGTTCGAGTGGTCGGTCAGGCCGCCACATCCGCGACGGACGACGTCAGGCTCCGCCGCGGCCGCGGAATTGGCATGCGCAAGATGCGCCGCCTCCTGCGGCGTTGGAAGAGGCGCTGCGCCGATCCGGGCGACCTGCCCACGCCCGCAGCCTTTGGCGCCGCAAACTGAGGGATGCAGGCGACGCTCCATCGGCGACGCGTTACGCTCGCGTCGCGATGGAGCTCGTCTTGATTCGACACGGCCTACCGATCCGGCAGGAAAACCCGGAGGGTGCGCCGGCCGACCCGCCTCTCTCTGAGGAAGGGAAGGCCCAGGCGGAGGCTGCGGCCCAGTGGCTGGCACTCGAGCGTTTCGACGCCCTGTACGCGAGCCCGCTGCTTCGGGCGCGAGAGACCGCCGCGCCGCTGGCGCGCCTGCAGGGCCTCGCGATCGAGATCGAACCCGGCGTGATCGAGCTCGACCATGAATCGGAACGCTACGTGCCGCTGGAAGAGCTGAAAGCGGAAGATCCGGAAGCCTGGAAGGCCATGCTGACCGCGGAGGGATACGGCGGTGTCGACTTGCCGGCGTTCCGTGTGCGGGTCGTTGCCGCGCTCGAAACCATGATCGATCGGCATCCCGGCGGCCGGGTGGCCGTCGCCTGCCACGGGGGCGTGGTCAACGCCTGGGCTTCCCACCTCCTCCAACTGGAAGAGCCGCTCTTCTTCGAACCCGCGTACACCAGTGTCAGCCGGTTCATCGCGGCGTCAACCGGCGAACGCAGCATCCGCTCGCTCAACGAAACGGGCCACCTGCGGGGCGCTTGAAACCCGACAGCGAGGTATCTTCCAGCCCAGCTGGAGGGCTGCATGGATTCGCCGCTGCGTCTGGACGAGATCGAGATCATCCACCCCGACCACTACGTGAAGCATGGCTACCCCCATGCCGAGTGGTCGCTGTTGCGGCGCGAGGCTCCGGTCTACTGGTTCGATCGAACCGAGGGTGAGCCCTTCTGGGCCATCACGAAGCATGAGGACATCGTCTTCATCGGCAAGCGGCCCGACCAGTTCCTCAACAACCCCCAGCTGGTCATCCCTTTCGAAGCGCCACCGGAAGGGGAGCCCGCCTTTCGACCGCCGGACACGCTGATCAGCATGGACAACCCACTCCATCGCAAGAACCGGAAGCTGATCAGCGGGCGCTTCGCGCCGGGAGCACTGAAGAAGATCCACGGTGACATCGAGAACATCGCCAAGGAGATCATCGACAGCCTGCTCGACGAAGGCGATGAGGGCGAATGTGATTTCGTCG
This genomic interval from bacterium contains the following:
- a CDS encoding RNA-directed DNA polymerase produces the protein MLGVREPDLRCVFQHSADDLYTPWFARKRGGGRRPIREPARELMKIQSAICDLLSESFIPGPAVCGYARGRGIIHAARPHVGARLLLGFDYDDFFESIRPDNVAGALGRYLPSHTLNAKLALIRLCFFEDRLPQGSPCSGILSNLACIRVDKRLAHLAIEYECEFTRYGDDHFFSTTRPRFPAEIVHLLPSGTCALGTAVTEAIRASDFAVNGRKTRLLGQHQQMRLLGMVVNTRLNLPRTYTNSLGRAIFTIERFGPCVAHQRLRISPKKSIENVVKGRLAHFGHVVGKTDPRYLRFKDRLDRALDSSDAS
- a CDS encoding tyrosine-type recombinase/integrase, giving the protein MKNWGKVFERPGKGGTRRHWLDFGRHGKLYSHKGVPFEGREQAEALLRTVRILAQEVGKNGAIDRFAPVASPKRRVGVWLKSWLLDFEEMVKSGDRAPRTLREYSRWAKPGGHFDFWRNRSILLIGPMASKEFLRWLRLRGVQGKTAWNVVAGFHAFLAWLVEIEELERVPKLMWPKKHSPKTSVIGIETQQAILDAIPEDARGVYLAMARLCVRPSEAVVMNARQLCADGWVNVDVSRADRTIGSGEKSIKNDEAKRLPLPDDLAEWINRWVPAEDRLRRKVLFNNPRTGGPWSEAALRRQWYRACDEVGVKISLYQGTKHSTATELRRRGIALDVIQQLCGHRDQRSTEVYAKLGEEALVEAISLPRIGSARRSNRQDT
- a CDS encoding tandem-95 repeat protein, with amino-acid sequence MRFRFFSPRHLLLSAFFALLPLLAPGSASAKNSFGVAVDAFCAPATPYADLNDGMLGECTMCHNSTFPTNLPDGGNVDSTAGNEWDNGNLAFFCGAAANTAPTLAAIGAKMTTEGQRLTFNVTATDPDAGDTLTLSAAPLPNGATFNDNGDGTGTFDWTPQAGQANVYNVTFTVADNAATPGTAMETVAITVFNANQSPVLAAIGNQTVNEGAALTVNVSATDADADALALGASNLPTGATFNDAGNGTGSLNWTPGFAQAGNFSVSVTATDNGSPMLSDSETFMITVGDVNRPPVLGAIGDQVVNEGETLDLMLSASDPDGDGLTISASSAPASSTFQDNGDGTASFSWTPAFGSTGNYAVSFSVVDNGSPPANDSESINIAVGDVDRAPVLTPIGNRTVDENVQLAFNVTATDPDGDAIALSLAGLPTGATWTDNGDGTGAFAWTPAFDQAGNHALSFTATDNGNPVQATTENLTITVGDVNRPPVLTPIGNQTADEGVLLQLALQATDPDANGLTLALAGAPQGMALQDNGDGTGTLAWTPGFGDAGNHTVTVSVTDDGTPVAMDQEAVMITVGDVNRPPVVAPVGNKAGSTNQQLSFTVTASDPDGDALTLSAVGVPNGATFTDNGDGTASFDWTPAAGDAGSYQATCTASDAALSTSEVITIAIGLVNNPPTLTPIGDRTVMPGQTLAFTVMAADPDGNTLALAATGLPNGATLTDNGDGTASFSWTPAANQTGATNATFSVTDDGVPPMSDQEVVNLAIQGMGGAFAITEAAWWDTWGGHVVVHGVGAPAGGDVEVLDADSGNVLTALTANQGGAFRTGECKRVRDRRRRGRKKTVLACLTPAQAPCSVQVRSGAMLSVRTPVMNPPAQCGPASPTLLTANGSLHVIRKGRRLRRILSVSGQNAAVGETLEIRNAVTDTILGTALADGRGRFEWRMKNASACQVRVVGQAATSATDDVRLRRGRGIGMRKMRRLLRRWKRRCADPGDLPTPAAFGAAN
- a CDS encoding histidine phosphatase family protein; translation: MELVLIRHGLPIRQENPEGAPADPPLSEEGKAQAEAAAQWLALERFDALYASPLLRARETAAPLARLQGLAIEIEPGVIELDHESERYVPLEELKAEDPEAWKAMLTAEGYGGVDLPAFRVRVVAALETMIDRHPGGRVAVACHGGVVNAWASHLLQLEEPLFFEPAYTSVSRFIAASTGERSIRSLNETGHLRGA